A single region of the Pyxidicoccus trucidator genome encodes:
- a CDS encoding sigma-70 family RNA polymerase sigma factor, translating to MAPSPPSVPRASDPAADKALLQQVALGSGAAMREVYARCGAKAFAVTLRLLPSRADAEEVLQEVFLDVWRRAREFDPDRGGLETWVTTIARTRAIDRLRSMGTAARTVEGATHQPPPVSATPQAPDEASAQGQHRKRVLAALKQLPAEQREVVELAYFEGLSQREIAERTGDPLGTVKTRARLALEKLGDLLKELAPGS from the coding sequence ATGGCGCCTTCCCCCCCCTCCGTCCCCCGAGCAAGCGACCCGGCGGCTGACAAGGCCCTCCTCCAGCAGGTGGCCCTGGGCAGCGGCGCGGCGATGCGAGAGGTGTACGCGCGCTGTGGCGCGAAGGCCTTCGCCGTCACCTTGCGGCTGCTGCCCTCCCGCGCGGATGCGGAGGAGGTGCTGCAGGAGGTCTTCCTGGACGTGTGGCGGCGCGCGCGCGAGTTCGACCCGGACCGCGGCGGCCTGGAGACCTGGGTGACCACCATCGCCCGGACGCGCGCCATCGACCGCCTGCGCTCCATGGGCACGGCGGCGCGAACGGTGGAGGGCGCGACCCACCAGCCGCCTCCCGTGAGCGCCACCCCGCAGGCGCCGGACGAGGCGAGCGCGCAGGGGCAGCACCGCAAGCGGGTGCTCGCGGCACTGAAGCAGCTGCCCGCCGAGCAGCGCGAGGTGGTGGAGTTGGCCTACTTCGAGGGGCTGTCCCAGCGGGAGATAGCGGAGCGCACGGGCGACCCTCTCGGCACCGTGAAGACCCGGGCGCGGCTCGCGCTGGAGAAGCTGGGCGACCTGCTGAAGGAGCTGGCGCCCGGCTCGTAG
- a CDS encoding alpha-1,4-glucan--maltose-1-phosphate maltosyltransferase, whose product MTERIGSVFIEGVKPELDAGRYAVKRVAGESLTVRADVFKEGHDVLVAVVRWRQVTPRTQQTDWREVPMRFLGNDLWEAEFPLAHNGRYQYTIEAWPDLFRTWASELKRKVDAGRDVKSELLEGAALLEGAVTRARPASEADARVLAEAAVRLRGPAEPELIAVALAPELAAIASTYPDRTLAKRYDKVLDVFADREKARFGAWYEFFPRSAKRDGKTHATFKDAEEWLPYIQRLGFDVIYLPPIHPIGRTARKGKNNSLKAGADDVGSPWAIGATEGGHKAVHPALGTLDDFRRFVDAAQRHGIEVALDVAFQCSPDHPYVKEHPEWFQHRPDGTIKTAENPPKRYEDIVNFDWMGPGREALWAELESVVVHWVKQGVRTFRVDNPHTKPMQFWEWLIRRVQDAYPDVIFLSEAFTRPKVMKALAKVGFTQSYTYFTWRNFKGELQEYLEELTHPPVSDYFRGNFWPNTPDILPEMLQNAGPGAFRLRAALAATLSSVWGMYCGFELCEGRPLPGKEEYIDSEKYQLVAWDLDRPGNIKDWIARLNTARATHPALRYYDTLEFFESNNERILFYGKRSPDGTSTVLMAVSLDPYSAQEALLHVPMEWLGARPEETYQVHELMSDQRSLWQGPDVQVRLTPEQPAALWAVYRYRRTEQAFDYYE is encoded by the coding sequence ATGACCGAACGAATCGGAAGCGTGTTCATCGAGGGAGTCAAACCCGAGCTGGACGCGGGCCGCTACGCCGTCAAGCGCGTCGCCGGGGAGAGTCTCACCGTCAGGGCCGATGTCTTCAAGGAAGGCCATGACGTCCTGGTCGCCGTCGTCCGCTGGCGTCAGGTCACCCCCAGGACACAACAGACGGACTGGCGGGAGGTGCCCATGCGATTCCTGGGCAACGACCTCTGGGAAGCCGAGTTCCCGCTCGCCCACAATGGCCGCTACCAGTACACGATTGAAGCCTGGCCAGATCTCTTCCGCACCTGGGCGTCCGAGCTGAAGCGGAAGGTCGACGCGGGCCGGGATGTGAAGAGCGAGCTGTTGGAGGGCGCCGCCCTGCTGGAGGGCGCCGTCACCCGCGCCCGCCCCGCCAGCGAGGCCGACGCGCGGGTGCTGGCCGAAGCCGCCGTCCGCCTGCGCGGCCCCGCCGAGCCGGAGCTCATCGCCGTGGCGCTCGCGCCCGAGCTGGCCGCCATCGCCTCCACGTACCCCGACCGCACCCTGGCGAAGCGCTACGACAAGGTGCTGGACGTCTTCGCGGACCGGGAGAAGGCCCGCTTCGGCGCCTGGTACGAGTTCTTCCCCCGCTCGGCGAAGCGCGACGGGAAGACGCACGCCACCTTCAAGGACGCCGAGGAGTGGCTGCCGTACATCCAGCGGCTCGGCTTCGACGTCATCTACCTGCCCCCCATCCACCCCATCGGCCGCACGGCGCGCAAGGGGAAGAACAACAGCCTCAAGGCGGGCGCGGACGACGTGGGCAGTCCGTGGGCCATCGGTGCCACGGAGGGGGGCCACAAGGCGGTGCACCCCGCACTGGGCACCCTGGACGACTTCCGCCGCTTCGTGGACGCCGCCCAGCGACACGGCATCGAGGTGGCGCTGGACGTGGCCTTCCAGTGCTCGCCGGACCACCCGTACGTGAAGGAGCATCCGGAGTGGTTCCAGCACCGCCCGGACGGCACCATCAAGACGGCGGAGAACCCGCCCAAGCGCTACGAGGACATCGTCAACTTCGACTGGATGGGCCCTGGCCGCGAGGCGCTCTGGGCGGAGCTCGAGTCCGTCGTCGTCCACTGGGTGAAGCAGGGAGTGCGCACCTTCCGGGTGGACAACCCGCACACCAAGCCGATGCAGTTCTGGGAGTGGCTCATCCGCCGCGTCCAGGACGCGTACCCGGACGTCATCTTCCTCTCCGAGGCCTTCACCCGCCCCAAGGTCATGAAGGCCCTGGCCAAGGTGGGCTTCACCCAGTCGTATACCTACTTCACCTGGCGCAACTTCAAGGGCGAGCTCCAGGAGTACCTGGAGGAGCTCACCCACCCGCCAGTGTCCGACTACTTCCGCGGCAACTTCTGGCCCAACACGCCGGACATCCTCCCGGAGATGCTGCAGAACGCCGGGCCCGGCGCCTTCCGCCTCCGCGCGGCGCTGGCGGCCACGCTGTCCTCCGTCTGGGGCATGTACTGCGGCTTCGAGCTCTGCGAGGGCCGCCCGCTGCCGGGCAAGGAGGAGTACATCGACTCGGAGAAGTACCAGCTCGTCGCGTGGGACCTGGATCGGCCCGGCAACATCAAGGACTGGATTGCGCGCCTCAACACCGCGCGCGCCACCCATCCCGCACTGCGCTACTACGACACGCTCGAGTTCTTCGAGTCGAACAACGAGCGCATCCTATTCTACGGCAAGCGCTCACCGGACGGCACCAGCACGGTGCTGATGGCGGTGAGCCTGGACCCGTACTCGGCGCAGGAGGCGCTCCTGCACGTGCCCATGGAATGGCTGGGCGCGCGTCCGGAGGAGACGTACCAGGTGCACGAGCTGATGTCGGACCAGCGCTCGCTCTGGCAGGGTCCTGACGTGCAGGTACGACTCACGCCCGAGCAGCCCGCGGCCCTCTGGGCCGTCTACCGCTACCGCCGTACCGAGCAGGCGTTCGACTACTACGAGTGA
- the treS gene encoding maltose alpha-D-glucosyltransferase: protein MELDPLWYKKALIYELHLRAFHDSNGDGHGDIPGLIEKLPYLQDLGIDCIWLLPHYPSPLRDDGYDIADFYGIHPDYGTLADFQRLVDEAHKRGLRIITELVVNHTSDQHPWFQEARSDPKSPKRDWYVWSDSDEVYKGTRIIFLDTERSNWTWDPVAKQYFWHRFFSHQPDLNYDNPEVQEAMLDVMRFWLNMGVDGFRCDAVPYLFEREGTNCENLPETHAFLKKLRKTIDSEYQGKMLLAEANQWPADVRVYFGEGDEFHMGFHFPVMPRLFMAVRKEDRTPIVEIMQQTPDIPDNCQWAIFLRNHDELTLEMVTDEDRDYMYREYATDPRMRINLGIRRRLAPLMDNGRRRIELMHSLLFTLPGTPVMYYGDEIGMGDNIYLGDRNGVRTPMQWTGDRNAGFSRADYARLYAPVIADAVYGYQSINVEAQERVKSSLLHWVKRMIRIRQRYPVFALGTLRFLQTENRKVLSFVREYEGQTVLVVCNLSRFSQPAVVDLRDFEGQVPVELIGETPFPRISNMPYQLSLGPFMFLWFRLDKPHQGRSLP, encoded by the coding sequence ATGGAACTGGATCCCCTCTGGTACAAGAAGGCCCTCATCTACGAGCTGCACCTCCGCGCATTCCACGACTCCAACGGCGACGGCCACGGGGACATCCCGGGCCTGATTGAGAAGCTGCCGTACCTGCAGGACCTGGGCATCGACTGCATCTGGCTGCTGCCGCACTACCCCTCGCCGCTGCGAGACGACGGGTACGACATCGCGGACTTCTACGGCATCCATCCCGACTACGGCACGCTCGCGGACTTCCAGCGCCTGGTGGACGAGGCGCACAAGCGGGGGCTGCGCATCATCACCGAACTGGTCGTCAACCACACCAGCGACCAGCACCCCTGGTTCCAGGAAGCCCGCAGCGACCCGAAGAGCCCCAAGCGCGACTGGTACGTCTGGAGCGACTCGGACGAGGTCTACAAGGGCACCCGCATCATCTTCCTCGACACCGAGCGCTCCAACTGGACGTGGGATCCGGTGGCCAAGCAGTACTTCTGGCACCGCTTCTTCAGCCACCAGCCGGACCTCAACTACGACAACCCCGAAGTGCAGGAAGCCATGCTGGACGTCATGCGCTTCTGGCTGAACATGGGCGTGGACGGGTTCCGCTGCGACGCCGTGCCCTACCTCTTCGAGCGCGAGGGCACCAACTGCGAGAACCTCCCGGAGACGCACGCCTTCCTCAAGAAGCTGCGCAAGACGATTGATTCCGAGTACCAGGGGAAGATGCTGCTCGCGGAAGCCAACCAGTGGCCCGCCGACGTGCGCGTCTACTTCGGCGAGGGCGACGAGTTCCACATGGGCTTCCACTTTCCGGTCATGCCCCGCCTCTTCATGGCCGTGCGCAAGGAGGACCGGACGCCCATCGTGGAAATCATGCAGCAGACGCCGGACATTCCGGACAACTGCCAGTGGGCCATCTTCCTGCGCAACCACGACGAGCTGACGCTGGAGATGGTGACGGACGAGGACCGGGACTACATGTACCGGGAGTACGCCACGGACCCGCGGATGCGCATCAACCTGGGCATCCGCCGCCGCCTCGCCCCGCTGATGGACAACGGCCGCAGGCGCATCGAGCTGATGCACAGCCTGCTGTTCACCCTGCCGGGCACCCCCGTCATGTACTACGGGGACGAGATAGGCATGGGCGACAACATCTACCTCGGCGACCGCAACGGCGTGCGCACGCCCATGCAGTGGACGGGTGACCGCAACGCGGGCTTCAGCCGGGCCGACTACGCGCGCCTGTATGCCCCCGTCATCGCCGACGCGGTGTATGGCTACCAGTCCATCAACGTGGAGGCGCAGGAGCGCGTGAAGTCCAGCCTCCTGCACTGGGTGAAGCGGATGATTCGCATCCGCCAGCGCTACCCTGTCTTCGCACTCGGCACCCTGCGCTTCCTGCAGACGGAGAACCGCAAGGTGCTGTCCTTCGTGCGTGAGTACGAGGGCCAGACGGTGCTGGTGGTGTGCAACCTGTCCCGCTTCTCCCAGCCGGCGGTGGTGGACCTGCGCGACTTCGAGGGACAGGTGCCGGTGGAGCTCATCGGCGAGACGCCCTTCCCCCGCATCAGCAACATGCCCTACCAGCTCTCCCTCGGACCCTTCATGTTCCTATGGTTCCGGCTGGACAAGCCGCACCAGGGAAGGAGCCTGCCGTGA
- a CDS encoding phosphotransferase produces MTSLDLTKLPEYLKHQRWFSGKAWPIKHVSVVDHAAMDFKPCAFTLAVVEVVYELGHPERYLLPVKPGAEGIADALEDDECLRALFKLIRDGSGVSSASGRLVGEWIGGPDGLLALPSPLTVRRLMVEQSNTSVVLGEKVILKIIRKLEAGVSPEHEVGRFLATKTSFRATPTLLGALHLEGAAGATVAVAHRFVPDATDGWKYTLDRLRQERALGDRFLGEMRELGMRLGDLHNAFASASPDDPAFAPEPLLQEDLQRWSASIVGELGVTLADAGRLNPDLESRRESLIEYAKRLAHVAPSGQKIRIHGDLHLGQVLRANEQWLIFDFEGEPARSFTARREKYSALRDVAGMIRSFDYAEATVALEGGEPRGRVGPSRTAFLEGYRKATHGASFLPKDDATFDVMLRAFELEKLLYEVRYELQNRPDWVRIPIQALLRMEESK; encoded by the coding sequence GTGACGTCCTTGGACCTGACGAAGCTGCCGGAGTACCTGAAGCACCAGCGCTGGTTCAGCGGCAAGGCGTGGCCCATCAAGCATGTGAGCGTGGTGGACCACGCCGCCATGGACTTCAAGCCCTGCGCCTTCACCCTCGCCGTGGTGGAGGTGGTGTACGAATTGGGCCACCCGGAGCGCTACCTGCTGCCGGTGAAGCCCGGCGCGGAGGGCATCGCCGATGCGCTGGAGGACGACGAGTGCCTGCGCGCCCTCTTCAAGCTCATCCGCGATGGGAGCGGCGTCAGCTCCGCCTCCGGCCGCCTGGTGGGCGAGTGGATTGGGGGCCCGGACGGCCTCCTGGCCCTCCCCTCGCCGCTGACGGTGCGGCGGCTGATGGTGGAGCAGAGCAACACCTCCGTGGTGCTGGGCGAGAAGGTCATCCTCAAGATCATCCGCAAGCTCGAGGCGGGAGTGAGTCCCGAACATGAAGTGGGCCGCTTCCTCGCCACGAAGACGTCCTTCAGGGCCACGCCCACGCTGCTGGGCGCGCTGCACCTGGAGGGGGCGGCGGGGGCCACCGTCGCGGTGGCGCACCGCTTCGTCCCGGACGCGACGGACGGGTGGAAGTACACGCTGGACCGGCTGCGCCAGGAGCGGGCGCTGGGCGACCGCTTCCTCGGCGAGATGCGCGAACTGGGCATGCGGCTGGGCGATCTGCACAACGCCTTCGCCTCCGCGTCCCCGGACGACCCGGCCTTCGCCCCGGAGCCGCTCCTCCAGGAGGATCTGCAGCGCTGGAGCGCCTCCATCGTCGGCGAGCTGGGCGTGACGCTGGCGGATGCCGGCCGGCTGAACCCGGACCTGGAGAGCCGGCGCGAGTCGCTCATCGAGTACGCGAAGCGGCTGGCCCACGTGGCGCCCTCCGGGCAGAAGATCCGCATCCACGGCGACCTGCACCTGGGCCAGGTGCTGCGCGCCAATGAGCAGTGGCTCATCTTCGACTTCGAGGGGGAGCCGGCGAGGAGCTTCACGGCGCGGCGCGAGAAGTACAGCGCGCTGCGGGACGTGGCGGGGATGATTCGCTCGTTCGACTACGCGGAGGCCACGGTGGCACTGGAGGGCGGCGAGCCCCGAGGCCGCGTGGGCCCCAGCCGCACGGCCTTCCTGGAGGGCTACCGGAAGGCGACCCACGGGGCGTCCTTCCTGCCAAAGGACGACGCCACGTTCGACGTCATGCTGCGGGCGTTCGAACTGGAGAAGCTCCTCTACGAAGTGCGGTATGAGCTACAGAACCGGCCGGACTGGGTGCGCATCCCCATCCAGGCCCTGTTGCGCATGGAGGAATCCAAGTGA